GCGCGGCATCATCGTCGCCAACGCGCCGGAATCGAATTCGGTCGCCGCTGCCGAGCACACGCTCGCGCTGGCCCTGGCCCTCTTCCGGAACGTGCCCCAGGCCCACGGCTCACTGGTCGCCGGTCGCTGGGACCGCGGCAAGTACAAGGGTGCCGAGCTCTACGGCAAGACCCTCGGCGTGATCGGCTTCGGCCGCATCGGCCAGCTCGTTGCCAAGCGGGCCCAGGCTTTCGACATGGAAGTGCTCGCCTTCGACAAGTTCGTGTCCGCCGAGCGCTTCAAGGACCTCGGAGTGGAAGGCGTCGAGTCGAGTGAAGAGC
This genomic stretch from Thermoleophilia bacterium harbors:
- a CDS encoding phosphoglycerate dehydrogenase; this translates as MSDRAKVLVKEKIADSGVDLLREQFEVDLGLDMTDEELADQIGNYDAILIRSATKLTPELIERADRMKVIGRAGTGVDNVDIPAATKRGIIVANAPESNSVAAAEHTLALALALFRNVPQAHGSLVAGRWDRGKYKGAELYGKTLGVIGFGRIGQLVAKRAQAFDMEVLAFDKFVSAERFKDLGVEGVESSEE